Below is a window of Deinococcus multiflagellatus DNA.
GATGACCGCCCCTGTGCCCCCCCTTGCCCCCCAGGGCCCCCTGCGCGGCCAGCGCGTGCTTGTGGTGTTCAATCCCAGAAGCGGCAGCGGCGACAGCCAGTTGCCCCTGTTTCTGTCCCTGCTGCGCGCCGAGGGCGCCGAGGTGACCGAGCGCGAGCTGAAGCCAGACACCCCCATGCATGAGTACGTGGGCGACCTGAAAGACTTTGACGTGGTCGTGGCCGCCGGCGGCGACGGCACCGTGAGCAGCCTCGCCTACGCCGCCCGGCACACCGATATTCCGCTGCTGGCCTTTCCCGCCGGCACCGCCAACCTGATCGCCCTGAACCTGGAGCTGCCCCACGACGCCGCCGCCCTGGTGGAGATCATGGCCCAGGGCCACACCCTGCGCCTGGACATGGGCGAGGTGGACGTCAAGGGCGAGACCAGCGGCTTTTGCATGCTGGCCGGGGCCGGCGCCGACGCCAGCATGATCCGTGACAGCGAGGACCTGAAAGGCCGCTACGGCGAACTGGCCTACGTGATCAGCGCCATGAAGCAGCTGAACCCCAAAAAGACCACCTTTCACCTGGAGATTGACGGCGAGAAACGCGACTTTGAAGGCATCGGCGTGATGGTGGCGAACTTCGGCATGGCGAACTACCGCCTGCCCATCACCAGCGCCATCAGCCCCGCCGACGGCCGCTTTACCGTGATCCTGATGAAGGCCGGGAATATCCTGCGCCTGCTGCCCAACATCATCGATTCGGTGCGGGTGAAGCTGAACCTGGGCGACCCCATCTTCAGCGGCAACCTCGAAACCCTGGAAGCCCGCACGGTCAAGGTGGACGCCGACGATCCTTTCCCGCTGCAGTACGACGGCGAACTGCACGTGGAAACCACCCCC
It encodes the following:
- a CDS encoding diacylglycerol/lipid kinase family protein; amino-acid sequence: MTAPVPPLAPQGPLRGQRVLVVFNPRSGSGDSQLPLFLSLLRAEGAEVTERELKPDTPMHEYVGDLKDFDVVVAAGGDGTVSSLAYAARHTDIPLLAFPAGTANLIALNLELPHDAAALVEIMAQGHTLRLDMGEVDVKGETSGFCMLAGAGADASMIRDSEDLKGRYGELAYVISAMKQLNPKKTTFHLEIDGEKRDFEGIGVMVANFGMANYRLPITSAISPADGRFTVILMKAGNILRLLPNIIDSVRVKLNLGDPIFSGNLETLEARTVKVDADDPFPLQYDGELHVETTPFEARILPGAVRFLTPAQRTDLET